A window of the Zonotrichia leucophrys gambelii isolate GWCS_2022_RI chromosome 18, RI_Zleu_2.0, whole genome shotgun sequence genome harbors these coding sequences:
- the AFMID gene encoding kynurenine formamidase isoform X2 codes for MGGWRDMSAEALEDHYSPSRWSPRLDRDTIIDAHLAVTAAGTERARASGQALLHVPYGDGDGEKLDIYFPTEPSEAFPALVYIHGGYWQCMSKDDSGFAAPPLVSQGVAVVAVDYDIAPKGHMDTMVLQVRRSLAFLVQHDPRIRGIYLCGHSAGAHLAAMVLSTDWTEFQVVPDIKGAVLVSGLYDLEPILHTYVNDALNMSREEAQRNSPMRLVTPAVPPACEVLVAVAQHDSPEFRRQSQEYSQALRAAGWSVSVLDLAGVDHFDVIERLSEDSYVLTQVILNMISRA; via the exons ATGGGAGGGTGGCGGGACATGTCCGCGGAG GCGCTGGAGGACCACTACTCCCCCAGTCGCTGGTCCCCCCGCCTGGACCGGGACACCATCATCGACGCGCACCTGGCGGTGACGGCGGCAG GAACCGAGCGGGCCCGGGCCAGCGGGCAGGCCCTGCTGCACGTGCCCTACGGCGACGGGGACGGCGAGAAGCTGGACATCTACTTTCCCACGGAGCCTTCCGAAG CCTTCCCGGCGCTGGTCTACATCCACGGCGGGTACTGGCAGTGCATGAG TAAGGACGACTCGGGGTTTGCAGCCCCGCCGCTGGTGTCGCAGGGGGTGGCAGTGGTGGCGGTGGACTACGACATAGCCCCCAAGG GCCACATGGACAccatggtgctgcaggtgcGCCGCAGCCTCGCCTTCCTGGTGCAGCACGACCCCAGGATCAG GGGCATTTACCTGTGCGGACACTCGGCAGGGGCCCACCTGGCGGCCATGGTGCTGTCCACGGACTGGACAGAATTCCAAGTGGTGCCAGATATCAAAG gAGCCGTGCTGGTGAGCGGCCTGTATGACCTGGAGCCCATCCTGCACACCTACGTGAACGATGCTCTCAACATGAGCCG ggaggaggccCAGAGGAACAGCCCCATGAGGCTCGTCACCCCAGCCGTGCCACCAGCCTGTGAGGTGCTCGTGGCTGTGGCCCAGCATGACTCCCCAGAGTTTCGCAGGCAGTCCCAGGAGTACAGCCAG GCCCTGCGTGCAGCAGGCTGGTCTGTCTCTGTGCTGGACCTGGCTGGCGTGGATCACTTTGATGTCATTGAGAGGCTGTCAGAGGACAGCTATGTCCTCACTCAG GTGATTCTGAACATGATTTCAAGAGCATGA
- the TMC6 gene encoding transmembrane channel-like protein 6 — MSQPPSITLHVPEGSESDGQEPSPDNERALHTSFHQLILEQSSLIEAGLELEMQEMTRESPAYLAVPDACAMAWPEPRQGEEHPSHSSASLQILASMPSRTIGRSLGAIISQYCNRTARLRRRSVRPPLQQLCRTARPSLRHYDLESDPSRATLQEKRCLLVKELLSLSPSQCSHMLLTMPLSLAEKRILRRQLSGQRGPVRPRAQRWDPFSPCAWSRVCVGLGCRGLWYRLLSLLRAAQPGHYALKQIGGRFGSSVLSYFLFLKTLLMLNFCSFFILLAFVVVLQAVYPAASVSPQPFTGLELLTGAGHFTHSLLYYGYYSNATLNDPCASTPEGSVCPLPAPLLPYNLPLAYLFSVGASFLVTCILLVYSVSCSFRESVKSATGDLAIKVFCAWDFKVIQRRSVKLQCENICTQLKELLAERRSRCRSQSRGQRLRHGLVVLLAWLLALGWVSGCVLAVHYLVEHMHTVQQEQQAQGSGRWQQEAILLVLPLVVSLLNALMPHLFNLLAMWEKQDSPVTQVSVAIFRNLILKVVILSLLCYHWLSRSVICSTEECWETCVGQELYRFMVMDFIFTLLDTLFGELIWRLILEKRLKTKQRPEFDIARNVLELIYGQTLTWLGVLFAPLLPAVQMLKLLLLFYIKKTSLLRNCQSPSKPWQASRMSTVFITLLCFPSFLGAAAFLSYTVWSMQPSETCGPFRGLETIYKSGKRWVLVLEQSNPNITWFAWVYQHLLENTCLLFFMSVALIAVIYFNIQVVRGRQKVICLLQEQIANEGKDKLFLMEKLRSVYKYRGRRS, encoded by the exons ATGTCCCAGCCGCCCTCCATCACCCTGCACGTCCCCGAGGGCTCCGAGAGCGATGG CCAGGAGCCCAGTCCGGACAACGAGAGAGCCCTGCACACCTCGTTCCACCAGCTcatcctggagcagagcagcttgaTCGAGGCAGGTCTGgagctggagatgcaggagaTGACCAGAG AGTCCCCAGCCTACCTGGCTGTTCCAGACGCCTGTGCCATGGCCTGGCCAGAGCCCAGGCAAGGTGAGGAGCACCCCAGCcactcctctgcctccctgcagaTCCTGGCCAGCATGCCCAGCCGCACCATCG GACGCAGCCTCGGGGCCATCATCTCGCAGTACTGCAACCGCACGGCGCGGCTGCGGCGCCGGAGCGTCCGCCcgcccctgcagcagctctgccgcACGGCACGGCCCAGCCTGCGCCACTACGACCTGGAGAGCGACCCCAGCAGGGCCACGCTGCAAG AGAAGCGGTGCCTGCTGgtgaaggagctgctgagcctctCGCCCAGCCAGTGCAGCCACATGCTGCTCACCATGCCCCTCAGCCTGGCGGAGAAACGCATCCTCCG GCGGCAGCTGAGCGGGCAGAGGGGCCCCGTGAGGCCGCGCGCCCAGCGCTGGGACCCCTTCTCACCCTGTGCGTGGTCCAGGGTCTGCGTCGGCCTC ggctgccgaGGTCTCTGGTAcaggctcctgtccctgctccgcGCTGCCCAGCCCGGGCACTATGCCCTGAAGCAGATTGGTGGCCGCTTCGGCTCCAGTGTCCTGTCCTACTTCCTCTTTCTCAAGACACTCCTTATGTTGAACTTCTGTTCATTCTTCATCCTGCTGGCCTTCGTGGTGGTCCTGCAGGCTGTGTACCCCGCTGCATCAgtgagcccccagcccttcactgggctggagctgctcacaggaGCG GGCCACTTCACTCACTCGCTGCTGTACTACGGCTACTACAGCAACGCCACCCTGAACGACCCCTGCGCCTCCACTCCTGAGGGCAGCGtgtgccccctcccagcccccctgCTCCCCTACAACCTGCCACTGGCCTACCTGTTCAGTGTTGGGGCCTCCTTCCTTGTCACCTGCATCCTGCTGGTGTACAG CGTGTCCTGCTCTTTTCGGGAGAGCGTGAAGAGCGCCACGGGGGACTTGGCTATCAAGGTCTTCTGTGCCTGGGACTTCAAGGTGATCCAGAGGCGCTCGGTGAAGCTGCAGTGCGAGAACATCTGCACCCAGCTGAAG gagctgctggcagagcgCCGCTCCCGCTGCCGCTCCCAGAGCCGCGGCCAGCGCCTGCGGCACGgcctggtggtgctgctggcctggctgctggcgCTGGGCTGGGTGTCGGGCTGCGTGCTGGCTGTGCACTACCTCGTGGAGCACATGCACACG gttcagcaggagcagcaagcacagggcagtggcagATGGCAGCAAGAAGCCATTCTGCTGGTCCTGCCCCTTGTGGTGTCCCTCCTCAATGCCTTGATGCCCCACCTGTTCAACCTGCTGGCCATGTGGGAGAAGCAGGACTCCCCAGTGACACAGGTCTCCGTGGCCATCTTCAG gaaCCTCATCCTGAAGGTGGTGATTCTCAGCCTGCTGTGCTACCACTGGCTCAGCCGGAGCGTTATCTGCTCGACAGAGGAG tgctgggagacgtgtgtggggcaggagctgtATCGCTTCATGGTGATGGATTTCATTTTCACCCTGCTGGACACGCTCTTCGGGGAGCTCATCTGGAG GCTGATTCTGGAGAAGAGGCTGAAGACAAAGCAGAGGCCGGAGTTTGACATCGCCCGAAATGTGCTGGAGCTGATCTATGGGCAGACCCTGACCTG gctgggcgTTCTCTTCGCTCCGCTCCTGCCAGCCGTGCAGatgctgaagctgctgctgctgttctatATCAAAAAG ACCAGCCTGCTGCGCAACTGCCAGTCCCCCAGCAAGCCCTGGCAGGCCTCGCGCATGAGCACCGTGTTCATCACTCTGCTGTGcttcccctccttcctgggTGCAGCTGCCTTCCTCTCCTACACCGTCTGGTC GATGCAGCCATCAGAAACCTGCGGCCCCTTCCGGGGGCTGGAAACCATCTACAAGTCAGGGAAGAGGTGGGTGCTAGTGCTGGAGCAGTCCAACCCCAACATCACCTGGTTTGCCTGGGTCTACCAGCACCTGCTGGAGAACACATGCCTACTGTTCTTCATGTCTGTGGCCCTGAT AGCTGTGATCTACTTCAACATCCAGGTGGTGAGAGGCCGCCAGAAGGTcatctgcctgctgcaggagcagattGCCAAC gaagggaaggataAGCTGTTCCTCATGGAGAAGCTCCGCTCCGTGTACAAGTACAGAGGCAGGCGCTCCTGA
- the AFMID gene encoding kynurenine formamidase isoform X1 — protein MGGWRDMSAEALEDHYSPSRWSPRLDRDTIIDAHLAVTAAGTERARASGQALLHVPYGDGDGEKLDIYFPTEPSEAFPALVYIHGGYWQCMSLSLRSKDDSGFAAPPLVSQGVAVVAVDYDIAPKGHMDTMVLQVRRSLAFLVQHDPRIRGIYLCGHSAGAHLAAMVLSTDWTEFQVVPDIKGAVLVSGLYDLEPILHTYVNDALNMSREEAQRNSPMRLVTPAVPPACEVLVAVAQHDSPEFRRQSQEYSQALRAAGWSVSVLDLAGVDHFDVIERLSEDSYVLTQVILNMISRA, from the exons ATGGGAGGGTGGCGGGACATGTCCGCGGAG GCGCTGGAGGACCACTACTCCCCCAGTCGCTGGTCCCCCCGCCTGGACCGGGACACCATCATCGACGCGCACCTGGCGGTGACGGCGGCAG GAACCGAGCGGGCCCGGGCCAGCGGGCAGGCCCTGCTGCACGTGCCCTACGGCGACGGGGACGGCGAGAAGCTGGACATCTACTTTCCCACGGAGCCTTCCGAAG CCTTCCCGGCGCTGGTCTACATCCACGGCGGGTACTGGCAGTGCATGAG cctctctctcCGCAGTAAGGACGACTCGGGGTTTGCAGCCCCGCCGCTGGTGTCGCAGGGGGTGGCAGTGGTGGCGGTGGACTACGACATAGCCCCCAAGG GCCACATGGACAccatggtgctgcaggtgcGCCGCAGCCTCGCCTTCCTGGTGCAGCACGACCCCAGGATCAG GGGCATTTACCTGTGCGGACACTCGGCAGGGGCCCACCTGGCGGCCATGGTGCTGTCCACGGACTGGACAGAATTCCAAGTGGTGCCAGATATCAAAG gAGCCGTGCTGGTGAGCGGCCTGTATGACCTGGAGCCCATCCTGCACACCTACGTGAACGATGCTCTCAACATGAGCCG ggaggaggccCAGAGGAACAGCCCCATGAGGCTCGTCACCCCAGCCGTGCCACCAGCCTGTGAGGTGCTCGTGGCTGTGGCCCAGCATGACTCCCCAGAGTTTCGCAGGCAGTCCCAGGAGTACAGCCAG GCCCTGCGTGCAGCAGGCTGGTCTGTCTCTGTGCTGGACCTGGCTGGCGTGGATCACTTTGATGTCATTGAGAGGCTGTCAGAGGACAGCTATGTCCTCACTCAG GTGATTCTGAACATGATTTCAAGAGCATGA
- the TK1 gene encoding thymidine kinase, cytosolic translates to MNCLTVPGVHPGSPSRPRGQIQVIFGPMFSGKSTELMRRVRRFQLAQYRCLLVKYAKDTRYSSSGVCTHDRSTMEALPAGLLHDVYQEALRAAVIGIDEGQFFPDIVEFCEKMANTGKTVIVAALDGTFQRKAFGSILNLVPLAESVVKLNAVCMECFREASYTKRLGAEREVEVIGGADKYHSVCRACYFRARPQQPGPDNKENVPLGLRQLETAAPRNIVT, encoded by the exons ATGAACTGCCTGACGGTGCCTGGTGTCCACCCCGGCTCCCCCAGCCGGCCCCGCGGGCAGATTCAG GTGATCTTCGGGCCCATGTTCTCCGGGAAGAG CACGGAGCTCATGCGGCGAGTGCGGCGCTTCCAGCTCGCCCAGTACCGGTGCCTGCTGGTGAAGTACGCCAAGGACACGCGCTACAGCTCCTCCGGGGTCTGCACACACGACAG GAGCACCATGGAGGCCCTGCCCGCCGGGCTCCTCCACGACGTGTACCAGGAGGCGCTGAGGGCCGCCGTCATCGGCATCGATGAGGGCCAGTTC TTCCCAGACATTGTGGAGTTCTGTGAGAAAATGGCCAACACTGGGAAAACCGTCATTGTTGCTGCTCTGGATGGCACCTTCCAGAGGAAG GCCTTTGGGAGCATCCTGAACCTGGTGCCGCTGGCGGAGAGCGTGGTGAAGCTGAACGCTGTGTGCATGGAGTGCTTCCGAGAGGCCTCCTACACCAagaggctgggagcagagcgGGAG GTGGAAGTGATCGGAGGAGCTGACAAGTACCACTCGGTGTGCCGAGCCTGCTACTTCCGCGCGCGGCCCCAGCAGCCCGGGCCAGACAACAAGGAGAACGTGcccctgggcctgaggcagctGGAGACTGCTGCCCCTCGCAACATCGTCACTTGA
- the SYNGR2 gene encoding synaptogyrin-2: protein MEGGGGAYGAAKAGGAFDLVRFVQQPQVVARIVSAVFALIVFSCLVGDGYTNLAEDPGLYCIFNRNEDACRYGIGIGVLAFLACIFFFMVDVYFPQISNATDRKYLVLADLGFSGLWTFLWFIGFCFLTNQWSWTRAEDVFIGADSARAAITFSFFSIFSWALLLTFAYKRYKMGVEDFAQSYTDPSPGLPTPYSSYPNISHESYQQPPFTHTAEAPEGYQPPPVY from the exons ATGGAGGGCGGCGGAGGCGCCTACGGGGCGGCCAAGGCCGGCGGTGCCTTCGATCTGGTGCGCTTCGTGCAGCAGCCGCAGGTGGTGGCGCGGATCGTCAGCGCG GTCTTCGCCCTGATCGTGTTCTCCTGCCTGGTCGGGGACGGCTACACGAACCTTGCCGAGGACCCGGGGCTCTACTGCATCTTCAACCGCAACGAAGACGCCTGTCGCTACGGCATCGGCATCGGCGTCCTCGCCTTCCTCGCCTGCATCTTCTTCTTCATGGTGGACGTCTATTTCCCCCAGATCAGCAATGCCACGGACCGCAAGTACCTGGTCCTGGCCGACCTCGGCTTCTCAG GTCTCTGGACCTTCCTCTGGTTCATCGGCTTCTGTTTCTTGACCAACCAGTGGTCCTGGACACGGGCCGAGGATGTGTTCATTGGAGCAGACTCTGCCCGCGCTGCCATCACCTTCAgcttcttctccatcttctcctGG GCGCTCCTGCTCACCTTCGCTTACAAGAGGTACAAAATGGGGGTGGAGGACTTTGCTCAAAGCTACACCGACCCCAGCCCGGGGCTTCCGACTCCGTACTCCAGCTATCCCAACATCAGCCACGAGAGCTACCAGCAGCCGCCCTTCACGCACACGGCGGAGGCCCCGGAGGGCTACCAGCCTCCCCCGGTGTACTGA
- the LOC135455449 gene encoding uncharacterized protein LOC135455449, with translation MRAALRRGRLPGPGGGPGGRQPLVVDLRSDTVTRPCAAMRRAMARAAVGDDDYGEDPAVNELQRRAAATLGTESALFVPTATMANLIAVMCHCQRRGAQLFLGRDAHLHVYEHGGAAQVAGVHSQALPDLPNGTFDLEQLELTIREAHGSRYHPRPELICLENTHSSAGGRALPLTYLRQVRGLADRYGLRVHMDGARLMNAAVAQGVEPAQIAQHCDSVSLCFSKGLGAPAGAVLAGSGQFVAEAWRVRKLLGGGMRQAGVLAAAALLGLQHAEETLSRDHEHARSFAEGVQALDSPLCSVSLAAVETNIVMLDVPGAWPCPAELCERLRAVSEEEEAEAGQAVSVLLLPWSARALRAVWHRDVSARGTELARRKLEFVARKCQEELASGLHRAPPGTGGA, from the exons ATGCGGGCGGCGCTGCGGCGGGGGCGGCTgcccgggcccgggggggggcccgggggtcGGCAGCCGCTCGTGGTGGACCTGCGGAGCGACACGGTGACCCGGCCGTGCGCCGCCATGCGCCGGGCCATGGCCCGCGCCGCCGTGGGCGACGACGACTACGGGGAGGACCCGGCGGTGAACG AGCTGCAGCGCCGGGCCGCGGCCACTCTGGGCACCGAATCCGCTCTGTTCGTGCCCACGGCCACCATGGCCAACCTCATCGCCG TGATGTGCCACTGCCAGCGCAGGGGGGCTCAGCTCTTCCTGGGCCGGGACGCCCACCTGCACGTCTACGAGCACGGCGGGGCCGCGCAG gtcGCCGGTGTGCactcccaggcactgccagatCTGCCGAATGGCACCTTcgacctggagcagctggagctgaccaTCCGCGAGGCCCACGGCAGCCGGTACCACCCGCGTCCTGAGCTCATCTGCCTGGAGAACACGCACAGCTCGGCGGGCGGCCGGGCACTGCCCCTCACCTATCTCAGGCAG GTGCGCGGGCTTGCAGACCGTTACGGGCTGCGGGTGCACATGGACGGCGCACGGCTGATGAATGCAGCAGTGGCCCAGGGCGTGGAGCCAGCCCAGATTGCCCAGCACTGTGACTCTGTGTCCCTCTGCTTCTCCAAG ggcctgggcGCCCCGGCGGGCGCGGTGCTGGCGGGCAGCGGGCAGTTTGTGGCCGAGGCCTGGCGCGTGAGGAAGCTGCTGGGCGGGGGCATGCGGCAGGCGGGGGTGCTGGCGGCCGCCGCTCTCCTCGGGCTGCAGCACGCCGAGGAGACGCTGAGCAGGGACCACGAGCACGCCCGGAGCTTTGCAGAAG GTGTCCAGGCGCTGGACTCTCCCCTGTGCTCCGTCAGCCTGGCAGCAGTGGAGACCAACATCGTGATGCTGGATGTGCCGGGGGCCTGGCCGTGCCCCGCCGAGCTCTGCGAGCGCCTGCGCGCCGtcagcgaggaggaggaggctgaggccGGGCAGGCTGTCAgcgtcctgctgctgccctggtcGGCACGGGCCCTGCGCGCCGTCTGGCACCGCGACGTCTCGGCCCGCGGCACCGAGCTCGCCAGGAGAAAGCTGGAGTTTGTGGCCAGGAAGTGCCAGGAGGAATTGGCCTCGGGACTGCATCGAGCGCCTCCAGGCACGGGGGGAGCCTGA
- the ARL16 gene encoding ADP-ribosylation factor-like protein 16, giving the protein MAAGRSPPTFLLLGAAGGGKSLLVRRLRQLSAEQPAELGEPPATLPTVGTNLTDLRLPRRVTVRELGGCMGPIWPSYYSECSALLFVVDASNPTQLSSSCIQLLSVLSAAPLASVPVLVLFNKIDLPCYMSLVEMKSLFRMQDVVACATQPITMLETSARDGTGLAEVLQWLRSALREPC; this is encoded by the exons ATGGCCGCGGGCCGCTCCCCGcccaccttcctgctgctgggggcggcgggcggcggcaaGAGCCTCCTGGTGCGGCGGCTGCGCCA GCTGAGCGCCGAGCAGCCCGCAGAGCTGGGCGAGCCCCCGGCCACGCTGCCCACG GTGGGCACCAACCTGACGGACCTGCGGCTGCCGCGGAGAGTCACCGTGCGGGAGCTGGGCGGCTGCATGGGCCCCATCTGGCCCAGCTACTACAGCGAGTGCAGCGCTCTCCTG tTCGTGGTGGACGCCTCCAACCCCACGCAGCTCTCCTCGTCCTGCATCCAGCTGCTCTCGGTGCTCTCCGCCGCGCCGCTCGCCTCCGTGCCCGTCCTGGTGCTCTTCAACAAGAT TGACCTGCCCTGCTACATGTCGCTGGTGGAGATGAAGTCGCTGTTCCGCATGCAGGACGTGGTGGCCTGTGCCACGCAGCCCATCACCATGCTGGAGACCAGCGCCCGCGACGGCACCGGGCTGGCCGAGGTGCTGCAGTGGCTCCGGAGCGCCCTCCgagagccctgctga